GCAGCCTGCTAGCTGAGAGAGAGTACTATGTCCTCCTACAAGTCTGTCGTGAGTCCTTCCTGTCTCTACTCTTAAGACAAAATGACCGAAAATGATTAGAAAAACTCTTGATTTACTAGAAAGAAGCACAGAGTACACAAAGGTTTTGTTACTCAAGTAAAATGAATCTATTCTTCTTCAGGAAATGACGATGACGGAAGTCAAAAGTACATACCCCTCTTACAAAGTGTCAGTCAAAGCCATCAAGAATTGACAGGTATGTAATGAAAAGAATACTATTCAGTGATGTCCTTGAGGTATACAGTAGTATTATTGCATTCTGGATGCAGAACTCCTGAGGAAACTGTGCGGCCAGGAGGGAGACAAGAAAGACAACGCTCCAAGGAGAGGACGCATAAACAGGAAGGGTCCTGCTAGCCACAAAGAGCAAGGCAGCAAAAATGTCTCGGAAGCATAAAGAACGAAAACAAAGCATCttggttt
This DNA window, taken from Doryrhamphus excisus isolate RoL2022-K1 chromosome 4, RoL_Dexc_1.0, whole genome shotgun sequence, encodes the following:
- the LOC131128628 gene encoding uncharacterized protein C22orf15 isoform X1, whose translation is MFVTVLFGESRMEMFNINCKLIHFIHNLKERCGVDMKVCVDLMNHNGTVVNLETKRFTVDMASSLLAEREYYVLLQVCRNDDDGSQKYIPLLQSVSQSHQELTELLRKLCGQEGDKKDNAPRRGRINRKGPASHKEQGSKNVSEA
- the LOC131128628 gene encoding uncharacterized protein LOC131128628 isoform X2 produces the protein MFVTVLFGVCVDLMNHNGTVVNLETKRFTVDMASSLLAEREYYVLLQVCRNDDDGSQKYIPLLQSVSQSHQELTELLRKLCGQEGDKKDNAPRRGRINRKGPASHKEQGSKNVSEA